One segment of Halomonas sp. TD01 DNA contains the following:
- a CDS encoding SH3 domain-containing protein, translating to MRMLPWLSLIIVGISTLASADYEAGLGEYQRGHYASAIHEWRTAAERGNSDSQFALGMMFERGQGVSASLDEAYKWYRLAADNGLADAQVRLAELYLLERLEGDSGLAAQWFERAAESGNAAAQFQLGLLYLEGQGVDENAELAARWFELAAEQGHVAAQNNIGSLYETGRGVEQSYTRAFEWYERAAKQNDPFAQNNLGAMHARGHGVDRNHAWAVFWFVMAAQGGNDLAQENINASLPNLEEKQIAGSRVNIRAGASTDFDRIASLTRGTAVYVLGSMDGWSQVYFQQDNAPTLGWISNTLIE from the coding sequence ATGAGGATGCTACCCTGGTTGAGCCTTATTATTGTCGGGATTAGCACGCTAGCCAGTGCGGATTACGAGGCTGGGCTTGGTGAATATCAGCGTGGCCATTATGCCTCCGCTATCCATGAGTGGCGCACGGCAGCAGAACGAGGTAATTCAGACTCTCAGTTTGCACTGGGAATGATGTTCGAGCGCGGCCAAGGGGTTAGTGCCAGCTTAGATGAAGCCTATAAATGGTATCGACTTGCGGCGGATAATGGGCTTGCAGACGCCCAGGTTAGGTTGGCTGAGCTTTATCTTCTTGAACGTCTTGAAGGTGATTCAGGATTAGCTGCGCAGTGGTTTGAGCGGGCTGCCGAATCAGGCAATGCTGCGGCACAATTTCAACTAGGCTTATTGTATTTGGAAGGGCAGGGCGTTGATGAAAACGCTGAGCTTGCGGCGAGATGGTTTGAGTTGGCCGCTGAGCAAGGGCATGTGGCAGCACAAAACAATATCGGTAGCCTTTACGAAACAGGTCGTGGAGTAGAGCAAAGCTATACTCGTGCGTTTGAGTGGTATGAGCGTGCTGCGAAGCAGAATGACCCGTTCGCGCAAAATAATCTTGGTGCCATGCATGCTAGAGGACATGGAGTTGATCGTAATCATGCCTGGGCGGTTTTTTGGTTCGTTATGGCTGCTCAAGGTGGCAATGATTTAGCGCAAGAAAATATTAATGCCAGCCTACCTAATCTTGAAGAAAAACAAATTGCCGGAAGTCGCGTTAATATTCGTGCGGGAGCAAGTACGGATTTTGACCGTATTGCATCATTGACAAGAGGCACCGCCGTTTACGTGCTGGGAAGTATGGATGGATGGAGCCAAGTCTATTTCCAACAGGACAATGCACCCACTTTAGGTTGGATATCTAATACACTAATTGAGTGA
- the nadC gene encoding carboxylating nicotinate-nucleotide diphosphorylase encodes MHYENALAEEIRASAARLLAEDVGPGDITAQLIPEHQWATANIITREPAVLCGVAWVDEIFRRLDNRVTLRWQAADGDFLQADQCFLELEGPARSLLTGERAALNMLQTLSATATSTRHYVDLIEGTNVRLLDTRKTLPGLRLAQKYAVNCGGGHNHRIGLWDAFLIKENHIAACGGIQAAVAQARKLASDLPVEVEVETFEELDQALAAGADIIMLDNFALEDLHVAVEINGGRATLEASGNVGASTLKAIADTGVDCISSGALTKDLKSIDLSMRITHTFDV; translated from the coding sequence ATGCATTATGAAAACGCTCTTGCCGAAGAGATACGCGCTAGCGCAGCCCGCCTACTGGCTGAGGACGTTGGCCCTGGCGATATTACAGCGCAGTTAATCCCTGAGCACCAATGGGCAACCGCCAACATCATTACTCGCGAACCCGCGGTACTTTGCGGCGTTGCCTGGGTAGACGAAATTTTTCGGCGCTTAGATAACCGCGTTACGCTACGTTGGCAGGCCGCAGACGGCGACTTCCTTCAGGCAGATCAGTGCTTTTTAGAGTTAGAGGGGCCTGCTCGCAGCCTACTGACGGGCGAGCGTGCGGCCTTGAACATGCTGCAAACATTATCTGCCACGGCTACCTCAACGCGACATTACGTTGATTTAATTGAAGGCACTAATGTTCGCCTACTGGACACTCGTAAAACACTGCCAGGATTGCGTCTAGCCCAAAAGTACGCAGTAAACTGCGGTGGTGGACATAATCATCGTATTGGATTGTGGGATGCATTCTTAATTAAAGAGAATCACATTGCTGCTTGTGGTGGTATTCAAGCAGCCGTTGCGCAAGCCCGTAAACTGGCAAGTGACCTGCCAGTAGAAGTGGAGGTGGAAACGTTTGAGGAGCTTGATCAGGCACTAGCCGCAGGAGCAGACATTATTATGCTCGATAATTTCGCCTTGGAAGACTTGCATGTAGCGGTCGAAATAAACGGAGGACGGGCAACACTTGAGGCCTCTGGCAATGTCGGTGCATCAACGTTAAAGGCAATTGCCGATACCGGCGTTGACTGCATTTCCAGCGGCGCACTCACCAAAGACCTCAAATCGATCGATCTATCAATGCGCATTACCCACACTTTCGACGTTTGA
- a CDS encoding GNAT family N-acetyltransferase, with the protein MPSTDVSQTPSAPTPRITYREGFARDAADQAEVFYHAVMQGAASHYGVDERRAWANALPREASAWAARQTLYTTLVASCDGRCVGFLELDVAAKRIETIYVWPSLTGRGIGTTLLIHAERMLLEQGVSRVEIEASSVLYERLLRRGFTNLGEQWVERSGELLKRYRLVKKLNAVET; encoded by the coding sequence ATGCCAAGTACTGACGTGAGCCAAACACCTTCTGCGCCCACTCCACGAATTACTTATCGTGAAGGATTTGCCCGTGACGCAGCTGATCAAGCAGAGGTGTTTTATCACGCTGTGATGCAGGGTGCCGCTTCACACTATGGTGTAGACGAACGCCGAGCTTGGGCGAATGCATTACCACGTGAGGCAAGCGCCTGGGCGGCGAGGCAAACACTCTACACCACGCTGGTCGCAAGCTGTGATGGGCGATGTGTAGGGTTTTTAGAGTTAGACGTTGCGGCCAAACGTATAGAGACAATTTATGTGTGGCCTTCACTCACTGGACGTGGGATCGGTACCACACTGTTGATACACGCTGAGCGTATGTTGCTTGAGCAGGGTGTCTCGCGTGTAGAAATTGAAGCAAGCTCAGTGCTTTATGAGCGCCTGCTTCGCCGAGGATTTACTAACCTCGGCGAGCAGTGGGTAGAACGCAGTGGCGAACTTTTGAAACGCTATCGCTTAGTCAAAAAGCTTAACGCTGTCGAAACCTGA
- a CDS encoding CHASE2 domain-containing protein, giving the protein MTQGSSLSRALHRRFVMTWCAMGSLLLPIAFFLYSLSPLLSDNFFYDAWLSRQSEPPSADILVVAIDEPSLQALGRWPWPRDVHTQLIDQLNAAGVQSIVLDVLLVEPSRQPEEDKRLANAMQRHGSTYLPMALLSDSLLEGSVRDVLIPPPPLLSAAKGVGHINVMLDTDGVARSIELLIERRDDVWPQLMTLLADAEKTEERDTSNWPTEAIRIPFRGPAGSYPTVSYHDVLMGYVPASLLRDRTVLIGMTALGLGDRYNVSLLSSGLMPGVEVHAHLLDALRNETYIRQVDSWLGAFFASLPIIILMLLAWWLRFRYLLLVVLSLGVGVLFISLVALNFRWWWPPFASLIALGIAFIAIVWQSQAALLSWFKRELELLYQEPSILPFREPDDIRGEGGKLYQQSQALEFALGRIVEGRRFILDAMHSLPLPIFILNKKGEVLLANKKALAICWEGGEPAIDHIDALPSFLTFEEKEGFSTIWPPQPAGIIDVNGVQIGGLCTDRDGRTYRLEMGELSTTTNSAAGGWLVWLVDLTSEVEAEMQRSSMLSFLSHDMKAPQARALAFLEAQKDPASAATQADFYSYLEQCLTMGLGMINDFINLTRAKSFDLKKEFVLFEDVVMEVLDQVYPLAKVKNVKIVSELKDEDGAPIVGDKSYLARAVFNLIENAVKYTLSGGEVNVHVCRQDQWVVLQVSDNGVGIESKEINDIFDDFRRSDKDGVAEGHGLGLALVKTVAAKHGGEIYCESEFGRGSQFTMKLPFCEL; this is encoded by the coding sequence ATGACACAGGGCAGTAGCCTTTCTAGAGCATTACATCGGCGGTTCGTGATGACATGGTGTGCAATGGGCAGTTTGTTACTGCCCATTGCTTTTTTTCTTTATAGTTTGTCTCCCTTACTGTCTGATAACTTTTTTTATGATGCTTGGCTTTCCAGGCAATCAGAGCCCCCTTCTGCCGATATTTTGGTTGTAGCGATCGATGAGCCCAGCCTGCAAGCATTGGGGCGTTGGCCTTGGCCTAGAGATGTTCACACACAGCTGATTGATCAGTTGAACGCAGCGGGTGTGCAATCCATTGTTTTGGACGTCCTATTGGTTGAACCGAGCCGCCAACCTGAGGAAGATAAGCGGCTTGCCAACGCTATGCAGCGCCATGGAAGCACTTATCTGCCTATGGCACTACTTTCTGACTCTTTATTGGAAGGTAGTGTACGAGATGTCTTAATCCCTCCTCCTCCATTATTATCTGCCGCCAAGGGCGTTGGGCATATCAATGTGATGCTTGATACTGATGGCGTAGCTCGATCAATCGAGTTGCTGATTGAACGTCGTGATGATGTATGGCCACAGCTCATGACCCTTCTTGCGGATGCAGAAAAAACCGAAGAGCGTGATACATCAAATTGGCCAACTGAGGCAATAAGAATACCGTTTCGCGGTCCGGCTGGCTCATATCCAACTGTTTCTTACCACGATGTATTAATGGGGTATGTACCTGCCTCCTTGCTCAGAGACCGCACTGTCTTAATAGGCATGACTGCCCTTGGTTTGGGCGATCGCTACAATGTTTCGTTGTTGTCTTCAGGTTTAATGCCAGGTGTTGAAGTACATGCACACTTGCTCGATGCCTTACGAAATGAAACGTATATACGCCAAGTAGATAGCTGGCTAGGGGCGTTTTTTGCAAGTCTGCCTATTATTATCTTAATGCTATTGGCTTGGTGGCTAAGGTTCCGCTATTTGCTATTAGTGGTGCTATCGCTCGGTGTGGGGGTGTTATTCATTTCTTTAGTAGCGCTGAACTTTAGGTGGTGGTGGCCCCCTTTTGCGAGCTTAATAGCACTGGGTATTGCCTTCATTGCAATTGTTTGGCAGAGCCAGGCTGCATTACTGTCTTGGTTCAAGCGCGAGCTGGAATTGTTATATCAAGAGCCATCTATTTTGCCATTTAGGGAGCCTGATGACATTCGAGGTGAAGGTGGGAAACTGTATCAGCAGTCGCAAGCCCTTGAGTTTGCGTTAGGCCGAATTGTGGAAGGACGGCGGTTTATATTAGATGCAATGCACTCGTTACCACTCCCTATCTTCATACTAAATAAGAAGGGTGAAGTGCTGTTGGCAAATAAGAAAGCATTGGCAATTTGTTGGGAGGGAGGTGAGCCTGCCATCGATCACATTGATGCTTTGCCATCCTTTCTAACCTTTGAAGAAAAAGAGGGTTTTTCGACAATATGGCCGCCCCAGCCAGCTGGAATCATTGATGTCAACGGCGTTCAAATAGGTGGCTTATGTACTGACAGAGATGGACGTACGTATCGACTGGAAATGGGAGAGCTTTCTACAACGACCAATAGTGCCGCTGGAGGCTGGTTAGTGTGGTTGGTTGACTTGACAAGTGAAGTAGAGGCTGAAATGCAGCGATCTAGCATGCTTAGTTTTTTATCACATGACATGAAAGCCCCCCAGGCGAGAGCGTTAGCATTTCTAGAGGCCCAAAAAGATCCAGCATCGGCTGCAACGCAAGCTGATTTTTACAGCTATTTGGAGCAATGCCTTACGATGGGGCTTGGGATGATTAATGACTTTATTAATCTAACGAGGGCTAAGTCATTTGATTTGAAAAAAGAGTTTGTGCTGTTTGAAGATGTTGTTATGGAAGTTCTTGATCAAGTTTATCCACTTGCGAAAGTGAAAAATGTTAAAATAGTCAGCGAGCTGAAAGATGAAGACGGAGCTCCGATAGTTGGCGATAAAAGCTATCTTGCAAGAGCGGTGTTTAATTTAATTGAAAATGCCGTTAAGTATACGCTTTCTGGTGGCGAAGTTAATGTTCATGTGTGCAGGCAGGATCAATGGGTTGTGCTTCAGGTTTCTGATAATGGCGTTGGTATTGAGTCTAAGGAGATTAACGATATTTTTGATGACTTTAGGCGCAGTGATAAAGATGGTGTGGCGGAAGGTCATGGGCTGGGGCTAGCATTAGTTAAAACGGTAGCAGCTAAACATGGCGGTGAGATTTACTGTGAAAGTGAGTTCGGTAGAGGCAGTCAATTTACAATGAAGCTTCCTTTTTGTGAGCTTTAG
- a CDS encoding FecR domain-containing protein — translation MNKRKSWSSLKAKSLLQRFSGVVFGSVFLLTWGLSYASDTHHQVMPGDTLWDISEYYYGTPDEWPTLQQLNAIADPFKLQPDTMVDLSDFDPFPLSVLFRSGEAWLIEEGGETLLENGDIIELGSIIETGVGSALTLQMRDGARAVVPSNSRIVLKREGERGVTFQLEHGEIESYVPANRMLRRAYNIETNTGVLGVRGTHFRASYADETLITSVYEGSVAAQNRMGTSEASVSEGEGARIDETGSIQVVRLLRQPEDVDITSLSNEAIQIDVLSPVQGQAYRAQIASDPNFLTIIRDQRSQGSQIQFEPLSPGFYHLRIAAIDEFGIEGDSAIFVIHHRGNRVSVKQEESAWIFEWLHRAQMTYRLQLATDREFMKVLLDYEPQNNGPLKVSHLPGHEIFWRVVSLDERTDMTVVLDTGTLNDTGQ, via the coding sequence ATGAATAAAAGAAAAAGCTGGAGTAGCTTGAAAGCTAAGTCGCTGTTACAACGTTTTTCAGGCGTTGTATTCGGAAGTGTGTTTTTACTGACTTGGGGGCTTTCCTACGCATCTGATACACACCATCAAGTGATGCCAGGCGATACGCTTTGGGACATTTCCGAATATTATTATGGTACTCCTGACGAATGGCCCACGTTGCAACAATTAAATGCGATAGCTGACCCCTTCAAGCTTCAGCCCGATACCATGGTGGATCTCAGTGATTTCGATCCCTTTCCGCTGTCGGTTCTGTTCCGTTCAGGTGAAGCATGGTTAATCGAAGAGGGTGGTGAAACTCTTTTGGAGAATGGTGACATTATTGAGCTGGGATCTATTATTGAAACCGGAGTAGGCTCTGCTTTGACTTTGCAAATGCGTGATGGTGCCAGGGCGGTAGTGCCTTCTAATTCACGCATTGTGCTAAAGCGTGAAGGGGAGAGAGGAGTCACGTTTCAACTAGAACATGGCGAGATAGAATCTTATGTACCTGCAAATCGCATGCTGAGGCGAGCATACAACATAGAAACAAATACGGGTGTCCTAGGTGTTCGGGGGACTCACTTTCGGGCAAGCTATGCAGACGAAACATTGATAACGTCGGTTTATGAAGGGAGTGTCGCTGCTCAAAATCGAATGGGTACTTCAGAAGCCTCAGTTAGTGAGGGTGAAGGGGCACGTATTGATGAAACAGGGAGTATTCAAGTAGTACGCCTCTTGCGCCAACCAGAGGACGTGGATATCACTTCGCTTTCAAATGAGGCCATACAAATAGATGTTTTGTCTCCTGTGCAGGGACAGGCTTATAGAGCACAAATAGCGAGTGATCCAAACTTTCTAACGATAATACGTGATCAACGCTCTCAAGGCAGCCAGATACAGTTCGAACCACTTTCTCCGGGGTTTTACCATTTGCGAATAGCCGCTATAGATGAGTTTGGTATTGAAGGTGATAGCGCCATTTTCGTTATTCATCATCGTGGTAATCGAGTGTCCGTTAAGCAGGAGGAAAGTGCATGGATATTCGAGTGGCTCCATCGAGCACAAATGACCTATCGCTTGCAGCTAGCAACTGACCGCGAATTTATGAAAGTTTTATTAGACTATGAGCCTCAAAATAATGGTCCTTTAAAAGTAAGCCATTTGCCAGGTCACGAGATATTCTGGCGTGTGGTCAGCTTAGATGAACGTACAGACATGACTGTGGTTCTCGATACTGGAACACTAAATGACACAGGGCAGTAG
- a CDS encoding DUF6447 family protein gives MSKQRTTGPAKSRAASKSEANQSEKEVTANESESAVAVGEQATQPTVTIDGKEYTLESLGQQGREQLQNLRVTDQELQRLQDQLAITQTARNTYARILAEVTKSVTPVK, from the coding sequence ATGAGCAAACAGCGCACGACAGGCCCGGCAAAAAGCAGAGCCGCTAGTAAAAGTGAAGCCAATCAAAGCGAAAAAGAAGTAACTGCTAATGAGAGTGAGTCGGCGGTTGCCGTTGGCGAACAAGCAACGCAGCCAACTGTCACGATAGACGGTAAAGAGTACACGCTTGAAAGTCTGGGACAGCAGGGGCGAGAGCAGCTGCAAAATCTACGAGTCACAGACCAAGAGCTACAGCGTTTACAAGATCAACTGGCGATTACGCAAACAGCCCGCAATACTTATGCCCGTATACTGGCAGAAGTGACGAAGTCGGTAACGCCAGTGAAGTAA
- a CDS encoding OmpA family protein, translated as MNNRSNRMMTKAALGAASIAAVLVLAGCASPPNNDRTELRDAGDGFPALAGNWYDGGQFVDPENILRIRESQTKDQVRQLIGNPHFTEGFFGVREWNYVFNLYTGNGNEYITCQYQVHYDDDMALESTRWRDAQCPALLVPIEVEEIAAEPREEKLTLSGDVLFDFDSDTLTLEGRRAVDQVTQTIASDFVSPSVLIIGYTDRFGSEAYNLALSNSRAETVGARMANQGISRSSIMTAGRGMADPVVECPGRSATPSVTECLRPNRRVEITVTETAR; from the coding sequence GTGAACAACCGTAGCAATCGCATGATGACAAAGGCGGCCCTTGGGGCCGCCAGTATAGCCGCCGTTCTCGTTTTAGCGGGCTGTGCTAGCCCGCCCAACAACGACCGTACCGAATTGCGCGACGCCGGAGATGGCTTTCCGGCGCTAGCGGGCAACTGGTACGACGGCGGACAGTTTGTTGACCCTGAAAACATTTTGCGTATTCGGGAAAGCCAAACAAAAGATCAAGTACGCCAGTTAATCGGTAACCCTCACTTCACGGAAGGGTTCTTTGGTGTTCGAGAGTGGAACTATGTTTTCAATCTCTATACAGGCAATGGAAATGAGTACATTACTTGCCAATACCAAGTGCACTATGACGATGATATGGCGTTAGAAAGCACTCGCTGGCGGGATGCGCAGTGTCCTGCGCTACTAGTGCCAATCGAAGTGGAAGAGATCGCTGCTGAGCCGCGTGAAGAGAAGCTGACGCTATCAGGCGATGTATTATTTGATTTCGATAGTGATACGTTGACGCTAGAGGGACGTCGTGCTGTTGATCAAGTGACTCAAACGATCGCAAGTGACTTCGTGAGCCCAAGTGTGTTGATCATTGGTTATACAGATCGCTTTGGTAGCGAGGCGTATAACCTAGCGTTATCCAACTCTCGTGCTGAAACGGTAGGTGCCCGTATGGCTAATCAGGGGATTAGTCGATCGAGCATTATGACGGCTGGACGTGGTATGGCAGACCCTGTTGTAGAGTGCCCAGGAAGAAGTGCAACGCCAAGTGTGACTGAGTGTTTGAGGCCAAATAGGCGAGTGGAAATTACGGTTACTGAGACGGCTCGTTAG
- the ampD gene encoding 1,6-anhydro-N-acetylmuramyl-L-alanine amidase AmpD produces the protein MKRTTFEGQWSSARQVVSPNCDQRPNSEVSLLLIHAISLPPGQFSGDAIEALFTNQLNSGDHPFFAEIKHLRVSAHFLIRRDGECLQFVDTDHRAWHAGRSCWLDSYQKTWRTALNDFSVGIELEGDDVTPFTKAQYQVLVAVTQWLMSRYPQLDKSRITGHAHVAPLRKTDPGPAFDWAYYYQQLDA, from the coding sequence ATGAAAAGAACAACTTTTGAGGGTCAGTGGTCAAGCGCTAGGCAAGTAGTATCGCCCAACTGCGATCAGCGCCCCAATAGTGAGGTCTCGCTGCTACTTATTCATGCTATTAGCTTGCCGCCAGGACAGTTTAGTGGTGATGCCATTGAGGCGCTATTTACTAACCAGTTAAATTCAGGAGACCACCCCTTTTTCGCTGAGATTAAACATCTTAGGGTATCGGCTCACTTTTTGATTCGTCGCGATGGCGAATGCTTACAGTTTGTTGATACGGATCATCGCGCTTGGCATGCCGGGCGCTCATGCTGGCTTGATTCGTACCAAAAGACGTGGCGAACAGCCTTAAATGATTTTTCAGTAGGTATTGAGTTAGAAGGGGATGACGTGACTCCTTTTACCAAAGCGCAATATCAAGTGTTGGTAGCGGTAACTCAATGGCTAATGTCGCGCTATCCACAGTTGGATAAGTCACGCATTACTGGCCATGCCCATGTGGCGCCGCTGCGTAAAACTGACCCAGGGCCAGCCTTTGATTGGGCTTATTATTATCAACAGCTAGATGCTTAG
- the tsaA gene encoding tRNA (N6-threonylcarbamoyladenosine(37)-N6)-methyltransferase TrmO, translating to MREISINESFNVSPIGYIESDYPDKFGIPRQPGLATAAKATLVLTPPFNTPLSVRGLEAFSHLWISFIFHRSPEEWAPLVRPPRLGGNKKIGVFASRSTHRPNRLGLSLVELVGIDTHTGVRLLLKGADLMTGTPVVDIKPYLPWTEALPHARSGFAPTSPPFYPVEFSSAAETALAQRADASDLRQLITQVLGQDPRPAYHNGQPEREYGMQLRDVNIRFQVQQIPELGNVVHIVSIQKITNN from the coding sequence ATGCGCGAAATATCAATAAATGAGTCGTTTAACGTTAGCCCAATAGGCTACATCGAAAGCGATTATCCTGATAAGTTTGGCATTCCTCGACAACCAGGGCTAGCGACAGCGGCGAAAGCGACGCTGGTATTAACGCCCCCCTTCAACACACCGTTAAGCGTTCGTGGACTAGAAGCATTTAGCCACTTATGGATCAGCTTTATTTTTCACCGCAGTCCTGAAGAATGGGCCCCACTTGTACGCCCTCCCCGGCTGGGTGGCAATAAAAAAATAGGGGTCTTCGCAAGCCGAAGCACGCACCGTCCTAACCGTTTAGGGCTATCGCTTGTTGAGCTAGTAGGTATTGATACACATACCGGTGTACGCCTATTGCTCAAAGGGGCAGATTTGATGACAGGTACGCCCGTAGTAGATATCAAACCTTATCTGCCCTGGACTGAGGCACTCCCACATGCACGCTCAGGCTTTGCCCCAACATCACCACCTTTTTACCCCGTAGAGTTCTCTTCTGCGGCCGAAACGGCGCTCGCTCAACGCGCAGATGCTAGTGATTTAAGGCAGCTCATTACCCAAGTATTAGGCCAAGACCCACGCCCCGCCTACCATAATGGCCAACCAGAACGGGAATATGGCATGCAGTTAAGAGATGTCAATATTCGTTTTCAAGTACAACAAATTCCTGAACTAGGCAACGTCGTTCATATAGTCAGCATTCAAAAAATAACTAACAATTGA